The Legionella jordanis genomic sequence TGCTGAACCAAATTGATTTTGCCAAATAGGGACCAAACGTCACTACTGAGCTCCCAATTGTAGCGGTAATTTCGAAACTCCGGTATGGAGTATTGGGTGACAGTGCCTCCCATATTTTCTAAGAACAGATGCTGGTAGCGGATTCCTAATGAATAGGCAGGGAGCCAGAGCTGATCGCTAAACCAACCATAACTAACTGCACCTAAAGCGGTAGTCATGTCTTTTTTATTAACACTTAATGTGTCTAGGTTGTACGGCGGCATTTCTGAGCCATTGTTCACGTAAATGGATTTATTGATGTCTGGTTGCGAAATTCCAATACCCGCAGTAAAAATCCAGCCTGTGGTCGGTAAAACGGCACTCAACGAGGGATTTTCTTTTATGGATGAAGAAGGATGTAACGGTAAAGGGGCTGGAAATGACTTGGTTTGATTTCTTGTGTGGGAGTTAATGGATGACTCGATTGGTTTGATTGCTCTGTTATGATGTTTCAGCTTTTTTAAATCGGATATTGGCCCTAGGATTACCTTGTAATAATTTCCCTTTTTTTGCAGGCTAACAGGGTATGAATACTGTTTCTGAATTTTTTGGCTGTACTGAATGGCAGCCTTGTAATTTTTAAAGGCTGCCAGTTGGATATAAAAAGGAGCGTGTCCACTGATATGTCCTGATTTAGGCCAACCATAGAGAGTGGTTGCATGGGCTTCAGGCAGACTACTCACAGTCAATAATCCTGCAGCAATTGAAACTCCCAACAAATGCTTCATTCCAATCCTTGAATACAATTTCAGCGCATCATTTTAAAAGAATTTATTATTAAAGCAATGAAATGAAAAAAGAATTCTTTTCTTAATCCATAATCAATAATGTTATGCGCATGATTAACTTAATCGGGAGAATAAAGTGGCGAAATCCAAAGATAAAAAGGCACATCATTCCCACCTTAAACCCTCTGGGATGCCTGAAACCATTTCAGCTCAACTGGCGACCTTAGTTGATCATCCTCCATGCGGTGATGATTGGCTGCATGAAATAAAATTCGATGGCTATCGCATTCTTGCTATTAAATGCGGCAAACATGCACAATTACTATCGCGTAATAATAAAGATTGGACTGATGAATTTCCAAGTATTCGAGAGGCTATTTCGCAATTAACTGTGAAACAGGCCATTTTCGATGGGGAACTCGTTTTTCTGGATGATAGCAACCGCTCTAACTTTCAACTTTTGCAGAACCGCCTACAGACCAATTTCGATTTGTCACTCATTTACTATGTTTTTGATCTACTTTATTACGACGAATACGATTTGCGTTCTTTACCTTTGATTAAACGCAAGGAGATTTTGAAATCCTTACTCCCCGAAGCTGCAATTACCCTGCAGTATAGTGAGCACATTCTTGATAAAGGGGAAGCTGTTTTCCAGCGGGCCTGCGCTTTATCGCTTGAAGGTATTATCTCTAAAAAAATAAACAGTCCTTATATGGGTGGCCGGGCCAAAACCTGGCTTAAGATCAAATGCAGTCATCGTCAGGAATTGGTTGTAGGTGGGTTTACACCACCCAAAGGAGGGCGTGCTTATTTCGGTTCTCTGTACCTTGGCTATTTTAATAAAAACAAGGAACTGATTTACTGTGGAAATGTAGGGACTGGTTTTACTCAAAACTCTTTGGCTGAGCTTCATCATGAGCTTAAAAACTGCATCAGTTCGCATAATCCCTTTAATTCTCGCCCTCCAGGGATAAAAACCGCCACCTGGGTCCTACCTCAATTGGTGGTGGAGGTTGAGTTCACGGAATGGACAAAAGAAGGTCGTTTAAGGCATCCAAGCTTCAAAGGCTTGCGAAAGGATAAAGATGCCTCTGAGATTATCAGGGAAAAAGAAACCCCCATTGAGAAGCTTGAGCAACATTACAGTATAAAAAACCTGACAACTGATAAAAATTGAAAAAATTATGGAGTGGTTCCATCAATGGAGCTAATGCAATCTGATTCCTTGTATAAAGCACTATTTACATTTGGGGTAACAGGATAAAGGCTCAACGGAATATTCCCTCTTTCCTTAATCATTTTTTTCAAGGAATGCTCATCAAAAACCTGCTCCAAAAGCCATTGCTTTTGCTGATTTTCAGTTAAAAGCCAAGGCATTCTGTCATGCAGTTTTCCTACTGTTTCATTGGCTTCAGTCGTTAGCAAACAGCAACTTGGTATAACTTTGCCATCGGTCATCCGTTCATTATCATAGACGGCAGCAACAGCCATGAGCTTGTTGTCTTCCCGTTTAAAATAATAAGGTTGTTTGATTTTTAAATTCTTCGATTGATCTTGCCATTCAAAAAAACCGCTCATAATGAGTAAACAGCGGCGATATTTTAGGCTTTGACGGAAAGTAGGTTTACTTGCAATGCTTTCGGCGCGAGCATTAATTAAAAGTTTAGGTTTTGCTTTACCTCGAGAATACCAGGGGGTAATACCCCATTTCATAGTGAGGGCAATCAACCCGCCTTCGGCTTTTTTTAAACATAAAGCTTGTTCCGTTGGGGCTATATTGTAACTTGCGGGCAAAGTTATTGTATCTTTTATGCCGAATTGCTCGTAAATGGCCTCCAAATCGGTTTCCAATGCGAATCGACCACACATGCAAAACCTCCTACTATGTAGAGCTATAGACCGGATTTTATTGACTTGCCAGTTTTATTTTAAATTTAATGCTTGCAAAGAGAGGTTCAAGAGTTAAGCTTAAAGAACACTAAGCTTAAGCAAGTGAATTTGGATAAAGCAGTAGTGCAAACGCAGCTACACTGAAGTAATCATGGATTCATCCTAACCTTAAGGACTGGAAATCCATTTCTGGGTTTAATCCGCTTTGCTCAAACAATTCATTTAGAACAGCTTTGGCTTTTTCACTGACTCGACCCATAATAACCTTATTCGCTAGAAGATACTCAATTACTTGGGGAGCAAAAGCGGCTATTTCCAGCACATTACCTTCGGTTAATTGTTCACTTAATGTCGAGTCACTGAAGATATATTTCGCAGTTTCACGATGTTTTTTAGCCAAGAGAACCAGGCAATCATTCAGTCCCAAAAGATCGGTTAATAATTTAAATTGATGAGCTGTTTGTAAAATGGCTTTGGCTGCCTTTGGGTGGCAGTCTGCTATTGAAAGAAGTTGAAAACAGCCTAAATTCAAGCGCTGGAGAAATGTATATGTCAAATCAGGGTGAACAGTAATTAAAGTTTCAATATTTTTAAAATTAATTTCTTTACACTCATATTTCAAGATTAT encodes the following:
- a CDS encoding SOS response-associated peptidase, whose protein sequence is MCGRFALETDLEAIYEQFGIKDTITLPASYNIAPTEQALCLKKAEGGLIALTMKWGITPWYSRGKAKPKLLINARAESIASKPTFRQSLKYRRCLLIMSGFFEWQDQSKNLKIKQPYYFKREDNKLMAVAAVYDNERMTDGKVIPSCCLLTTEANETVGKLHDRMPWLLTENQQKQWLLEQVFDEHSLKKMIKERGNIPLSLYPVTPNVNSALYKESDCISSIDGTTP
- a CDS encoding SPOR domain-containing protein yields the protein MKHLLGVSIAAGLLTVSSLPEAHATTLYGWPKSGHISGHAPFYIQLAAFKNYKAAIQYSQKIQKQYSYPVSLQKKGNYYKVILGPISDLKKLKHHNRAIKPIESSINSHTRNQTKSFPAPLPLHPSSSIKENPSLSAVLPTTGWIFTAGIGISQPDINKSIYVNNGSEMPPYNLDTLSVNKKDMTTALGAVSYGWFSDQLWLPAYSLGIRYQHLFLENMGGTVTQYSIPEFRNYRYNWELSSDVWSLFGKINLVQQYHLSPYIDGGIGVAANKAGAYRETPIADVTPRVSPGFEKHSHTDLAYHVGAGIDVAFSNAISLSLGYEFQDLGSISSASGNFSWAGERLNLDKFQTNSVFLSVSYVFGNTAAVELTK
- the ligD gene encoding non-homologous end-joining DNA ligase, with translation MAKSKDKKAHHSHLKPSGMPETISAQLATLVDHPPCGDDWLHEIKFDGYRILAIKCGKHAQLLSRNNKDWTDEFPSIREAISQLTVKQAIFDGELVFLDDSNRSNFQLLQNRLQTNFDLSLIYYVFDLLYYDEYDLRSLPLIKRKEILKSLLPEAAITLQYSEHILDKGEAVFQRACALSLEGIISKKINSPYMGGRAKTWLKIKCSHRQELVVGGFTPPKGGRAYFGSLYLGYFNKNKELIYCGNVGTGFTQNSLAELHHELKNCISSHNPFNSRPPGIKTATWVLPQLVVEVEFTEWTKEGRLRHPSFKGLRKDKDASEIIREKETPIEKLEQHYSIKNLTTDKN